One genomic region from Rosa rugosa chromosome 1, drRosRugo1.1, whole genome shotgun sequence encodes:
- the LOC133708186 gene encoding acetolactate synthase small subunit 1, chloroplastic, with protein sequence MATISALPHPSSSTFHSPKQLSSSSGSLCFAFSETLTFPSSSSSSASRSISHDHYYHNKLTVSATRSIHQNISDNGSPPPPTPRAKGVRRHAISVFVGDESGMINRISGVFARRGYNIESLAVGLNKDKALFTIVVSGTDNVLRQVIEQLNKLVNVIKVEDLSNEPQVERELMLIKVNADPSYLAEIKWLVNIFRAKIVDISDYSVTIEVTGDPGKMVALQRNLSKFGIREIARTGKIALRREKLGASAPFWRYSAASYPDLERTVTVDALAGVEKGVVNAESDTSSGGDVYPVEPSGTVTVNQVLNANWGVLNDDDTSGLRSHTLSMLVNDVPGVLYIITGVFARRGYNIQSLAVGHAEVEGQSRITTVVPGTDESISKLVQQLYKLVDVHDVRDLTNLPFAERELMLIKIAANAVARRDVLDIGKIFRAKAVDVSDHTITLELTGDLNKMVALQRLLEPYGICEVARTGRIALVRESGVDSRYLRGYSLPL encoded by the exons ATGGCAACTATTTCAGCTCTACCCCATCCCTCCTCCTCAACGTTTCACTCTCCCAAACAGCTGTCTTCCTCTTCCGGCAGCCTCTGCTTTGCCTTCTCTGAAACTCTTACCTtcccttcatcatcatcatcatcggcTTCGAGATCGATAAGTCATGACCACTACTACCACAACAAACTCACCGTCTCCGCTACtagaagcatccaccagaacatCTCCGATAACGGCTCTCCCCCTCCTCCAACCCCCCGCGCCAA GGGAGTGAGGAGGCATGCTATTTCAGTTTTCGTTGGGGACGAAAGCGGAATGATTAATCGGATTTCAGGGGTGTTTGCAAGGCGGGGTTACAACATCGAATCTCTGGCAGTTGGTTTGAATAAGGACAAAGCCCTCTTCACCATTGTCGTTTCTGGCACCGATAATGTCTTGCGCCAAGTCATTGAGCAGCTTAACAAGCTCGTCAACGTTATCAAG GTTGAGGATCTCTCTAATGAGCCTCAAGTAGAACGTGAACTAATGCTTATAAAAGTAAATGCAGATCCGAGTTACCTTGCTGAG ATCAAGTGGTTGGTGAATATATTTAGAGCAAAAATTGTGGACATCTCAGACTACTCAGTGACCATTGAG GTGACAGGAGATCCTGGGAAAATGGTTGCTCTGCAAAGAAATTTAAGCAAGTTTGGGATCAGAGAAATTGCCAGAACCGGAAAG ATTGCTTTGAGGAGAGAAAAGTTGGGTGCTTCCGCTCCATTTTGGCGCTATTCAGCAGCTTCATATCCAGATCTTGAGAGAACAGTGACTGTTGATGCTCTTGCAGGAGTTGAGAAGGGAGTTGTTAACGCCGAATCTGATACATCTTCTGGG GGTGATGTTTATCCTGTGGAGCCTTCTGGTACCGTTACTGTCAATCAAGTCCTTAATGCTAACTGGGGTGTTCTTAATGATGATGAT ACAAGTGGACTTCGATCGCACACTTTATCTATGCTTGTAAATGATGTTCCTGGGGTTCTTTACATTATTACGGGCGTTTTTGCTCGAAGGGGTTATAACATTCAG AGTTTAGCTGTTGGCCATGCAGAAGTTGAGGGGCAATCTCGCATTACTACTGTTGTTCCTGGTACAGATGAATCGATTAGCAAGTTGGTGCAACAGCTCTATAAGCTTGTCGATGTGCATGAC GTTCGAGATCTTACCAACTTGCCATTTGCTGAGCGGGAATTGATGTTGATAAAAATTGCTGCCAATGCTGTTGCTCGGAGAGATGTACTTGACATTGGAAAGATCTTTAGGGCCAAGGCGGTTGATGTTTCTGACCACACTATAACCCTTGAG CTCACAGGAGACCTGAACAAGATGGTTGCACTGCAGAGATTGTTAGAACCCTATGGGATTTGTGAG GTGGCGCGTACTGGAAGAATTGCTCTGGTGCGTGAGTCAGGGGTTGATTCTAGATATCTCCGTGGATATTCTTTACCTCTTTAG
- the LOC133708202 gene encoding integrin-linked protein kinase 1-like, with protein sequence MENIAAQLKRGISRQFSTGSLRRNLSRQFSRQSSLDPRRNNLRFSFGRQSSLDPIRRSPSEDDSELSVPENLDSTMHLLFLACRGDVHGVEDLLNQGIDVNSIDLDGRTALHIAACEGHIDVCRLLLSRKANIDARDRWGSTAAADAKYYGNTDVYNILKARGAKVPKTRKTPMTVANPREVPEYELNPLELQVRKSDGITKGTYQVAKWNGTKVSVKIVDKESYSDPECINAFNNELTLLEKVRHPNVVQFVGAVTQNIPMMIVVEYHAKGDLGSYLQKKGRLSPSKALRFALDIARGMNYLHECKPDPIIHCDLKPKNILLDNGGHLKISGFGLIRLSYISPDKAKLAQPWAHNHSSLYVAPETYREEIFDRSVDAYSFGLILYEMIEGVQPFHPKPIEEAVKMMCLEGKRPPMRTKSKSYPAVVKELIEECWDPEPCCRPTFSEIIIRLDKIVANCTKQGWWKDTFKLPWK encoded by the exons ATGGAGAACATCGCGGCCCAGCTTAAGCGAGGCATTTCCCGGCAGTTCTCGACCGGCTCGCTCCGGCGGAACCTCAGCCGGCAGTTCAGCCGGCAATCCTCGCTCGACCCCAGGCGGAACAACCTCCGCTTCAGCTTCGGCCGCCAGTCCTCGCTCGACCCGATTCGGCGCAGCCCCAGCGAAGACGACTCCGAGCTGTCCGTGCCGGAGAATCTCGACTCCACCATGCACTTGCTCTTCCTGGCCTGCCGAGGCGACGTCCATGGCGTCGAAGACCTTCTCAATCAAGGCATCGACGTCAACAGCATCGACTTGGATGGCCGCACCGCGCTGCACATCGCCGCCTGCGAGGGTCACATCGACGTTTGCAGGCTCTTGCTCAGCCGCAAGGCCAACATCGATGCTCGCGATCGCTGGGGCAGTACG GCAGCTGCTGATGCCAAGTATTATGGGAATACGGATGTGTACAACATTTTGAAGGCACGGGGAGCCAAAGTTCCG AAAACCAGGAAGACCCCGATGACTGTTGCAAATCCTCGAGAAGTTCCAGAGTATGAGCTCAATCCATTGGAGCTTCAAGTTCGAAAGAGTGATGGCATCACAAAG GGAACGTATCAAGTGGCTAAATGGAACGGTACAAAGGTATCTGTAAAGATAGTAGACAAGGAAAGCTATTCAGACCCTGAATGCAT AAATGCTTTCAACAATGAATTGACCTTGCTAGAGAAGGTTCGGCATCCAAACGTCGTTCAGTTTGTTGGTGCTGTTACCCAGAATATACCCATGATGATTGTTGTAGAATATCATGCGAAA GGTGACTTAGGAAGCTATCTTCAAAAGAAAGGACGATTATCTCCATCAAAAGCACTGAGATTTGCTCTTGACATTGCAAG GGGCATGAATTATCTTCACGAATGTAAACCAGACCCAATAATCCACTGCGACTTAAAGCCAAA AAATATTTTGCTCGATAATGGAGGTCACTTGAAGATATCTGGATTCGGGTTGATAAGGTTGTCATATATTTCTCCTGACAAAGCAAAACTGGCACAGCCTTGGGCACACAATCATTCAA GTCTCTATGTGGCACCTGAGACTTACAGAGAAGAAATTTTTGACAGAAGTGTGGATGCATATTCTTTCGGACTCATATTATATGAG ATGATTGAGGGTGTACAGCCATTCCATCCCAAGCCTATTGAAGAGGCTGTCAAAATGATGTGTTTAGAAGGGAAAAGACCACCGATGAGAACGAAGTCAAAAAGTTATCCTGCTGTAGTAAAAGA GTTGATTGAGGAATGTTGGGATCCAGAACCTTGTTGTAGGCCAACATTCTCTGAGATTATTATACGGTTGGATAAGATAGTTGCAAACTGCACAAAGCAGGGATGGTGGAAAGATACTTTTAAGCTTCCTTG GAAATAA